Proteins from a genomic interval of Qipengyuania sp. JC766:
- a CDS encoding dihydroneopterin aldolase, which produces MTDSLILEVADLEHNVLTGIYSEETGKPQPLRITIRARMKVADRYDPDTPLSESKNYMDLKFAAGDALPEGVHFKLIEAVADHICETLFLQDDRVEAVTVKIVKLAIAEANEQIGITLHRERP; this is translated from the coding sequence ATGACCGATTCGCTGATCCTCGAAGTCGCCGACCTCGAACACAATGTCCTGACCGGCATCTATTCCGAAGAGACGGGCAAGCCGCAGCCCTTGCGGATCACCATCCGCGCCCGGATGAAGGTGGCCGACCGCTACGATCCGGACACGCCCCTGTCCGAAAGCAAGAACTACATGGACCTGAAGTTCGCTGCCGGGGATGCGCTGCCCGAAGGGGTGCATTTCAAGCTGATCGAGGCGGTGGCGGACCACATCTGCGAAACGCTGTTCCTGCAGGACGACCGGGTCGAGGCGGTCACGGTGAAGATCGTGAAGCTGGCCATCGCGGAAGCGAACGAGCAGATCGGCATCACGCTGCACCGGGAGCGGCCGTGA
- a CDS encoding class I SAM-dependent methyltransferase, with translation MADLTLSPTLMIGEAWDDYGLVDSGHGRKLERYGPYSFIRPEPQAMWAPRRADWQADGEFVPGSDEDGGGKWQFARDVPEDGWPLHWRDVRFTAQCTPFRHLGFFPDMAPVWDWMLGQLAGTPDAQTLNLFGYTGVGSLALSECGPVAHVDASKKSVAQARENAELSGYGDRPVRWLVDDAGKFTAREVRRGRRYDGIILDPPKFGRGPKNETWRIEDGLPDLVTDCRRLLDADSRFLFLTVYAVRMSSLALGGLLAELFADLPGTVEHGDLAVREEGEGGRVLPTAIFARWSNPV, from the coding sequence GTGGCTGATCTGACCCTCTCACCGACACTCATGATCGGGGAGGCGTGGGACGATTACGGCCTCGTCGACAGCGGGCATGGACGAAAGCTGGAACGCTATGGCCCATACAGCTTCATCCGCCCGGAACCGCAGGCCATGTGGGCTCCGCGACGGGCGGATTGGCAGGCCGACGGGGAGTTCGTCCCCGGATCGGACGAGGATGGCGGCGGCAAGTGGCAGTTCGCCCGCGATGTCCCCGAAGACGGATGGCCGCTACACTGGCGCGACGTGCGTTTCACCGCCCAGTGCACGCCCTTCCGTCACTTGGGTTTCTTCCCCGACATGGCGCCCGTGTGGGACTGGATGCTCGGGCAGCTGGCCGGCACGCCGGACGCGCAGACGCTGAACCTGTTCGGTTATACCGGCGTCGGGTCACTCGCGCTCAGCGAATGCGGCCCTGTCGCGCATGTCGATGCCTCGAAGAAATCCGTCGCGCAGGCGCGCGAGAATGCGGAACTTTCCGGTTACGGCGATCGGCCGGTCCGCTGGCTGGTGGACGATGCGGGCAAGTTCACCGCGCGCGAGGTGCGCCGGGGACGCCGCTATGACGGCATCATCCTCGACCCGCCCAAGTTCGGACGCGGGCCGAAGAACGAGACATGGCGGATCGAGGACGGCCTGCCGGACCTCGTGACGGATTGCCGCCGGCTGCTCGATGCCGACAGCCGCTTCCTGTTCCTGACCGTCTATGCGGTGCGCATGTCCAGCCTCGCGCTGGGCGGGTTGCTGGCCGAACTGTTCGCCGACCTTCCCGGCACGGTGGAGCATGGCGACCTGGCCGTGCGCGAGGAAGGGGAGGGCGGGCGCGTCCTTCCAACCGCGATCTTCGCGCGCTGGAGCAATCCGGTCTAG
- the thrC gene encoding threonine synthase, translated as MRYVSTRGGAEPLDFEGVTLAGLASDGGLYLPESWPGFSNDEIAAMRGLPYAELATRVMMPFVGDSLTQAELRDLCERAYGRFAHAAVTPLTQLDERHWLLELFHGPTLAFKDVALQLLGRLFETFLARRDTPLTIVGATSGDTGSAAIDAVAGRENVEIFMLHPAGRVSDVQRRQMTTVLAPNVHNIAIDGSFDDAQAMVKRMFADPALTGTLNIGAVNSINWARLMAQVVYYFAAALQLGGPERRVAFSVPTGNFGDVFAGYVAARMGLPIERLIVATNVNDILHRALSDGDYSAGEVTPTAAPSMDIQVSSNFERLLFDTGGRDGSALATQMQGFEADRAMRLTKAQREGATGLFGSARADADAMSGAMRWAHEQCGEIVDPHTAIGLHAARTAEIDPDVPMVTLATAHPAKFRDAVERATGSRPLLPARVGDLFGREERFTNLPGDYDMVRDFVVENAAGSRG; from the coding sequence ATGCGCTATGTTTCAACCCGCGGCGGGGCCGAGCCCCTCGATTTCGAAGGCGTCACCCTGGCCGGGCTGGCGAGCGACGGGGGCCTCTATCTGCCTGAAAGCTGGCCGGGTTTCTCCAATGACGAAATCGCCGCCATGCGCGGGCTTCCCTATGCGGAACTCGCGACACGCGTGATGATGCCTTTCGTGGGCGACAGCCTGACGCAAGCCGAACTGCGCGACCTGTGCGAACGCGCCTATGGCCGGTTCGCCCACGCCGCGGTCACGCCGCTCACGCAGCTGGACGAGCGCCACTGGCTGCTGGAACTGTTCCACGGACCCACGCTCGCGTTCAAGGATGTGGCGCTGCAACTGCTCGGCCGCCTGTTCGAGACCTTCCTCGCCCGCCGGGACACGCCGCTGACGATCGTCGGCGCGACCAGCGGGGACACCGGCAGTGCCGCGATCGACGCGGTGGCGGGGCGCGAGAATGTCGAGATATTCATGCTGCACCCCGCGGGCCGCGTCAGCGACGTCCAGCGTCGCCAGATGACGACGGTGCTCGCGCCCAACGTCCACAATATCGCCATCGACGGTAGCTTCGACGATGCGCAGGCGATGGTGAAGCGCATGTTCGCCGATCCCGCGCTCACCGGCACACTCAACATCGGCGCGGTCAATTCGATCAACTGGGCCCGCCTGATGGCGCAAGTGGTCTATTATTTCGCCGCCGCGCTGCAATTGGGCGGGCCAGAGCGGCGGGTCGCCTTCAGCGTGCCGACGGGCAATTTCGGGGACGTATTCGCAGGCTATGTCGCGGCCCGGATGGGACTGCCGATCGAGCGCCTGATCGTCGCCACCAACGTCAATGACATCCTGCACCGCGCGCTCAGCGACGGCGATTACTCCGCGGGCGAGGTCACGCCCACCGCCGCGCCAAGCATGGACATCCAGGTTAGTTCCAATTTCGAGCGCCTTCTGTTCGACACCGGCGGGCGCGACGGTTCGGCGCTTGCCACGCAGATGCAGGGTTTCGAAGCGGACCGGGCGATGCGGCTGACCAAAGCGCAACGCGAAGGCGCGACCGGCTTGTTCGGCAGCGCGCGCGCGGATGCGGACGCAATGTCGGGCGCGATGCGCTGGGCGCACGAGCAGTGCGGGGAGATCGTCGATCCGCACACGGCGATCGGCCTCCACGCGGCGCGCACGGCCGAAATCGATCCGGACGTGCCCATGGTGACACTGGCGACCGCGCATCCGGCCAAGTTCCGCGACGCGGTGGAGCGTGCCACCGGTTCGCGCCCGCTGCTGCCCGCCCGCGTCGGCGACCTGTTCGGGCGCGAGGAACGCTTCACGAACCTGCCAGGCGATTACGACATGGTCCGGGACTTCGTGGTGGAAAACGCGGCGGGGTCGCGTGGCTGA
- a CDS encoding SURF1 family protein produces MKLKDFPPFASIVVLLAVGVMIGLGIWQLGRHQEKTALIAEYAAVDQDRPPVIFETIADNTEAKLYRPVSGICQTVRSIESGAGTAANGAKGWAHTANCVVGDGLEVPVVLGWTLEPETPSWDGGEFEGILAPGPRIVAEPALAGLGQLARPDPSDLPNNHLAYAGQWFFFALVALVIFALAVRGRAKKRDG; encoded by the coding sequence GTGAAGCTGAAGGATTTCCCCCCGTTCGCATCCATCGTGGTGCTGCTGGCAGTGGGCGTCATGATCGGCCTCGGCATCTGGCAGCTCGGTCGCCACCAGGAGAAGACCGCGCTGATCGCGGAATACGCGGCGGTCGACCAAGACCGGCCCCCGGTGATCTTCGAAACCATTGCCGACAACACCGAAGCGAAACTCTACCGCCCGGTCTCGGGCATTTGCCAGACGGTCCGCTCGATCGAGAGCGGCGCAGGCACGGCAGCGAACGGCGCCAAGGGCTGGGCACACACGGCCAATTGCGTTGTTGGAGACGGGCTGGAAGTGCCGGTGGTGCTGGGCTGGACGCTCGAGCCGGAAACGCCGAGCTGGGATGGCGGCGAGTTCGAAGGCATCCTGGCGCCCGGACCGCGCATCGTGGCGGAGCCGGCGCTGGCCGGGCTCGGGCAGCTCGCGCGGCCGGACCCGTCGGACCTGCCGAACAACCACCTCGCCTATGCCGGCCAGTGGTTCTTCTTCGCGCTCGTCGCGCTGGTCATATTCGCCCTGGCGGTCCGGGGCAGGGCGAAGAAGCGAGACGGGTAG
- a CDS encoding DUF983 domain-containing protein produces the protein MIETAKAAALGQCPRCDAPTLFDGFVKFAPRCRSCGLDYDGFNVGDGPAAFLTFVIGAFVVGLALWLDAAVRHPFWVHAIIWIPVTFGLVFAGLRVAKGMLLHLEFRRRAGEGKGGS, from the coding sequence ATGATCGAAACCGCGAAAGCGGCCGCGCTCGGCCAGTGCCCGCGGTGCGATGCGCCGACCCTGTTCGACGGTTTCGTGAAGTTCGCCCCGCGCTGCCGGAGCTGCGGACTGGACTATGACGGCTTCAACGTGGGCGACGGGCCGGCGGCGTTCCTGACCTTCGTGATCGGCGCCTTCGTCGTGGGTCTTGCCCTGTGGCTCGACGCGGCGGTCCGGCACCCGTTCTGGGTCCACGCGATCATCTGGATCCCGGTCACTTTCGGGCTCGTGTTCGCAGGCCTTCGCGTCGCCAAGGGCATGCTGCTCCATCTCGAGTTCCGGCGCCGTGCCGGGGAAGGCAAGGGCGGATCGTGA
- a CDS encoding cytochrome c oxidase subunit 3, which yields MAGKVNHSYHILPPDIWPLVGSLSALTFTTGMVFYMHHVPATETDPAQFGSWPIVLGLGVMGLIATFFSWWGNIIREAHDGHHTPVVQLHMRYGMILFIASEVMFFVGWFWSWFDFALFPAPIEVIDGVSTSLFGQDGEAAARTFPHVGLEVINPFDLPLLNTLILLCSGTTVTWAHHSLIHGDREGLKKGLWATIALGALFSSIQAYEYVVAPFAFGGNTYSSAFYMATGFHGFHVLVGTIFLIVCLARAYAGHFTPRQHFGFEAAAWYWHFVDVVWLFLFIVVYVWGGWGAEFH from the coding sequence ATGGCCGGTAAAGTCAACCACTCCTATCACATCCTTCCGCCCGACATCTGGCCGCTGGTCGGCTCGCTATCGGCGCTGACGTTCACGACCGGCATGGTTTTCTACATGCACCACGTCCCGGCGACGGAAACCGATCCCGCCCAGTTCGGCTCTTGGCCGATCGTGTTGGGTCTGGGCGTCATGGGCCTGATCGCGACCTTTTTCAGCTGGTGGGGCAACATCATCCGCGAAGCGCATGACGGCCATCACACCCCGGTCGTGCAGCTGCACATGCGCTACGGCATGATCCTGTTCATCGCTTCGGAAGTCATGTTCTTCGTCGGGTGGTTCTGGAGCTGGTTCGATTTCGCCCTGTTCCCCGCACCGATCGAGGTGATCGACGGTGTCAGTACGAGCCTGTTCGGACAGGATGGCGAAGCCGCGGCGCGCACGTTCCCGCATGTCGGTCTCGAAGTCATCAATCCGTTTGACCTGCCGCTGCTCAATACCCTGATCCTGCTGTGCTCGGGCACCACCGTCACCTGGGCGCACCATTCGCTGATCCACGGCGACCGCGAAGGCCTCAAGAAGGGCCTGTGGGCCACGATTGCGCTCGGTGCGCTGTTCAGCAGCATCCAGGCCTACGAATACGTCGTCGCGCCGTTCGCCTTCGGCGGCAACACCTACAGCTCGGCCTTCTACATGGCGACCGGCTTCCACGGCTTCCACGTGCTCGTCGGCACGATCTTCCTGATCGTCTGCCTCGCGCGTGCCTATGCAGGCCACTTCACGCCGCGCCAGCATTTCGGCTTCGAAGCGGCGGCCTGGTACTGGCACTTCGTCGACGTCGTGTGGCTGTTCCTTTTCATCGTGGTCTACGTCTGGGGTGGCTGGGGCGCCGAATTCCATTGA
- a CDS encoding cytochrome c oxidase assembly protein, with translation MATAAPVDQKNLRVALLAFAGAAAMLGLGYAAVPLYELFCRVTGFGGTTQVATEGEADLAARMAASAGGQVYSIRFDASTARTVPWTFKPVQSTRTVQIGQRDLAFYTARNNSDQPITGTATFNVEPEQAGAYFNKIQCFCFTEQTLQPGEEMRMPVLYFIDPKALDDPNMEGVEQITLSYTFHKAKEVRR, from the coding sequence ATGGCGACTGCCGCACCTGTCGATCAGAAGAACCTGCGCGTCGCGCTGCTTGCCTTTGCCGGTGCGGCGGCGATGCTCGGCCTCGGCTATGCCGCGGTGCCGCTTTACGAGCTGTTCTGCCGGGTAACCGGTTTCGGCGGCACCACGCAGGTCGCGACCGAGGGCGAGGCGGACCTTGCCGCGCGCATGGCGGCGAGCGCGGGCGGGCAGGTCTATTCTATCCGCTTCGATGCCAGCACCGCGCGCACCGTTCCCTGGACCTTCAAGCCGGTTCAATCGACGCGCACCGTCCAGATCGGGCAGCGCGATCTTGCCTTCTACACCGCGCGCAACAACAGCGACCAGCCGATCACCGGGACCGCCACCTTCAACGTGGAGCCGGAACAGGCGGGCGCCTATTTCAACAAGATCCAGTGCTTCTGCTTCACCGAGCAGACGCTCCAGCCGGGCGAGGAAATGCGTATGCCGGTGCTCTATTTCATCGATCCCAAGGCGCTGGACGATCCCAACATGGAAGGGGTCGAACAGATCACGCTGAGCTACACATTCCACAAAGCCAAGGAAGTACGGCGCTAG
- a CDS encoding heme o synthase, producing the protein MTATSSSPASAQRLPADWRDFFALTKPRVMSLVIFTGLCGLLAAPGSIHPILGFTAILCIAVGAGGAAALNQWWEADLDAGMKRTAGRPLPMKRLQPTDARDFGFFLSGASVLVMAFAVGYLAAALLVLSIFYYAVVYTMWLKPRTPQNIVIGGGAGAFPPLIGWVAVTGEVTAMPILLFAIIFMWTPPHFWALALFVQSDYAKVGIPMMPVVKGARSTRRQILVYSVLLIPVAMAPYFIGGTGEIYGIAALALSLAFLALAIPVGLRDIEGKDAMRPEKRLFAFSIVYLFALFAVLVIDRFSVTQGWTV; encoded by the coding sequence ATGACCGCCACTTCTTCCAGCCCTGCCAGCGCCCAGCGCCTTCCCGCGGACTGGCGCGACTTCTTCGCGCTGACGAAGCCGCGCGTGATGAGCCTGGTGATCTTCACCGGCTTGTGCGGCCTGCTGGCGGCTCCGGGCTCCATCCATCCCATACTCGGCTTTACCGCGATCCTGTGCATCGCGGTGGGTGCAGGTGGGGCCGCGGCGCTGAACCAGTGGTGGGAAGCGGACCTCGACGCCGGCATGAAGCGCACGGCCGGGCGACCCCTGCCGATGAAACGCCTGCAGCCGACCGACGCGCGCGATTTCGGCTTCTTCCTCTCGGGCGCCTCGGTCCTCGTGATGGCCTTTGCCGTCGGCTATCTCGCCGCCGCGCTGCTGGTGCTCTCGATCTTCTATTACGCGGTCGTCTACACCATGTGGCTCAAGCCGCGCACGCCGCAGAACATCGTCATCGGCGGCGGTGCGGGTGCGTTTCCGCCGCTGATCGGGTGGGTCGCGGTAACGGGCGAGGTGACGGCGATGCCGATCCTCCTGTTTGCGATCATCTTCATGTGGACGCCGCCGCATTTCTGGGCGCTCGCCCTGTTCGTGCAGAGCGATTACGCCAAGGTCGGCATTCCGATGATGCCGGTGGTGAAGGGCGCCCGTTCTACCCGCCGCCAGATCCTCGTCTACAGCGTGCTGCTGATCCCGGTCGCGATGGCGCCCTATTTCATCGGCGGGACCGGTGAAATCTACGGAATTGCCGCGCTTGCATTGTCGCTTGCCTTCCTTGCGCTTGCGATTCCGGTGGGCTTGCGCGACATCGAGGGCAAGGACGCGATGCGGCCCGAAAAGCGGCTGTTCGCGTTCAGCATCGTGTACCTGTTCGCGCTGTTCGCGGTGCTGGTAATCGATCGCTTTTCCGTGACGCAGGGCTGGACCGTATGA
- the ctaD gene encoding cytochrome c oxidase subunit I gives MASTADQFQAHGEADHAHHDADHKPGFFARWFMSTNHKDIGTLYLIFAIIAGIVGGAISGIMRMELAEPGIQYLQWWAQFMGGTSDIDTALHMWNVFITAHGLIMVFFMVMPAMIGGFGNWFVPLMIGAPDMAFPRMNNISFWLTVAGFCSLMFSLFVPGGTGPGAGVGWTVYAPLSTTGSQGPAVDFAIFALHLAGAGSILGATNFITTIFNMRAPGMTLHKMPLFVWSVLVTAFLLLLALPVLAAAITMLLTDRNFQTTFFDPAGGGDPVLYQHLFWFFGHPEVYIMILPGFGMVSQIIATFSRKPIFGYLGMAYAMVLIGVIGFVVWAHHMYTVGLDVNTKMYFTAATMVIAVPTGVKIFSWIATMWNGSIEFKSPMVWALGFIFLFTVGGVTGVYLANGGIDDVVHDTYFVVAHFHYVLSMGAVFSLFAGFYYWFPKMSGRWHSELLAHLHFWVFFVGVNVIFFPQHFLGLNGMPRRYPDYPEAFSYWNEISSVGYHIMAASMVIFFINIAYALVAGRKAEANYWGEGATTLEWTLSSPPPYHQFETLPVIEDHHDYHDHLPRGTREETSDDTRPASRGGDPLPAE, from the coding sequence ATGGCAAGCACGGCAGACCAGTTCCAGGCCCACGGAGAGGCCGATCACGCGCATCACGACGCGGATCACAAGCCCGGCTTCTTCGCGCGCTGGTTCATGTCCACGAACCACAAGGACATCGGCACGCTCTACCTGATCTTCGCGATCATCGCGGGCATCGTCGGTGGTGCGATTTCCGGCATCATGCGCATGGAGCTCGCCGAACCGGGCATCCAGTACCTGCAGTGGTGGGCCCAGTTCATGGGCGGCACCTCGGACATCGATACGGCGCTCCACATGTGGAACGTGTTTATCACGGCCCACGGCCTGATCATGGTGTTCTTCATGGTTATGCCGGCCATGATCGGCGGTTTCGGCAACTGGTTCGTGCCGCTGATGATCGGGGCGCCGGACATGGCGTTCCCGCGCATGAACAACATCTCGTTCTGGCTCACCGTGGCCGGTTTCTGCAGCCTCATGTTCTCGCTCTTCGTGCCGGGCGGCACGGGTCCGGGCGCCGGGGTGGGCTGGACGGTGTACGCGCCGCTCTCGACCACCGGCTCGCAAGGTCCGGCGGTCGACTTCGCGATCTTCGCGCTGCACCTTGCCGGTGCGGGCTCGATCCTGGGCGCGACGAACTTCATCACTACCATCTTCAACATGCGCGCACCGGGTATGACGCTGCACAAGATGCCGCTGTTCGTGTGGTCGGTGCTGGTCACCGCCTTCCTGCTGCTGCTGGCGCTGCCGGTTCTGGCTGCCGCCATCACCATGCTGCTGACGGACCGCAACTTCCAGACGACGTTCTTCGATCCGGCAGGCGGCGGGGACCCGGTTCTCTACCAGCATCTGTTCTGGTTTTTCGGTCACCCGGAAGTCTACATCATGATCCTGCCGGGTTTCGGCATGGTCAGCCAGATCATCGCGACCTTCAGCCGCAAGCCGATCTTCGGCTATCTCGGCATGGCCTACGCCATGGTCCTGATCGGCGTGATCGGCTTCGTCGTGTGGGCGCACCACATGTACACCGTCGGTCTGGACGTGAACACGAAGATGTACTTCACCGCGGCCACCATGGTCATCGCGGTCCCGACCGGCGTGAAGATCTTCAGCTGGATCGCCACGATGTGGAACGGTTCGATCGAGTTCAAGTCGCCCATGGTCTGGGCGCTGGGCTTCATCTTCCTGTTCACCGTGGGCGGCGTGACCGGCGTCTACCTCGCCAATGGCGGGATCGACGACGTGGTCCACGACACCTACTTCGTGGTCGCGCATTTCCACTACGTGCTGTCGATGGGCGCCGTGTTCAGCCTCTTCGCAGGCTTCTACTACTGGTTCCCGAAGATGAGCGGCCGCTGGCACTCCGAACTCCTGGCACACCTGCACTTCTGGGTGTTCTTCGTCGGTGTGAACGTGATCTTCTTCCCGCAGCACTTCCTCGGTCTGAACGGCATGCCGCGCCGCTATCCCGACTATCCGGAAGCGTTCAGCTACTGGAACGAGATCAGCTCGGTCGGCTACCACATCATGGCCGCCTCGATGGTGATCTTCTTCATCAACATCGCCTACGCGCTCGTAGCCGGTCGCAAGGCCGAGGCGAATTACTGGGGCGAAGGTGCGACGACGCTGGAATGGACACTGTCCAGCCCGCCGCCGTACCATCAGTTCGAGACGCTGCCGGTGATCGAGGATCACCACGACTATCACGACCACCTTCCGCGCGGCACGCGCGAGGAAACGTCGGACGACACCCGCCCCGCATCGCGCGGAGGGGACCCGCTTCCCGCGGAGTAA
- the coxB gene encoding cytochrome c oxidase subunit II: protein MMTLWAAMLVAFAPQAALAQDVPPAATETVPAASSEALPAADTPDEGVEVGEGAEEAAPEAEAIPGYTPLGPDMIKGQPEDGSIDLQEQYSDIGDYAQPLHIGLVWVMAIISAFVLALLVWVVVRYNRRSNKVPSKTTHNTMIEVIWTIVPVLILVGIAIPSISLLARQYETPPEDAITIKAIGYQWYWGYEYPDNGGFEIISNMLDEDEARARGFPAQLEVDNRMVVPAGVPLRIQTTAADVIHSFAVPSLWFKQDAIPGRLNEKLLFIKEPGIYYGQCSELCGARHAYMPIAVEAVPLEQWQAWVLAQPGGTLGGDEDTPEPANLKAPVSAQPGAPQAGEAEAMDPAERAGETAEGTAEAEAGQ, encoded by the coding sequence ATGATGACCCTGTGGGCGGCGATGCTGGTGGCATTCGCGCCGCAGGCCGCGCTGGCCCAAGACGTGCCGCCGGCCGCGACGGAAACCGTTCCGGCCGCCTCGTCCGAGGCGCTGCCCGCGGCCGATACGCCCGACGAAGGCGTGGAAGTCGGCGAAGGGGCCGAGGAAGCCGCGCCGGAAGCGGAAGCGATTCCCGGCTACACGCCGCTCGGCCCCGATATGATCAAGGGCCAGCCCGAAGACGGTTCGATCGACCTGCAGGAACAGTATTCGGACATCGGCGACTATGCGCAGCCGCTCCATATCGGCCTGGTCTGGGTGATGGCGATCATCAGCGCGTTCGTTCTCGCACTGCTGGTCTGGGTCGTCGTGCGGTATAATCGCCGCTCCAACAAGGTGCCGTCCAAGACGACGCACAACACCATGATCGAGGTGATCTGGACGATCGTGCCTGTCCTTATCCTGGTCGGTATCGCGATCCCGTCGATCAGTCTGCTGGCACGCCAGTACGAAACCCCGCCCGAAGACGCGATCACGATCAAGGCGATCGGGTACCAGTGGTACTGGGGTTACGAGTATCCCGACAATGGCGGGTTCGAGATCATTTCCAACATGCTCGACGAGGACGAGGCGCGCGCGCGCGGCTTCCCGGCGCAGCTGGAAGTGGACAACCGGATGGTCGTGCCCGCTGGCGTTCCGCTGCGCATCCAGACGACCGCGGCCGACGTGATCCACTCGTTCGCCGTTCCCTCGCTCTGGTTCAAGCAGGACGCGATTCCTGGCCGGCTGAACGAGAAGCTGCTCTTCATCAAGGAGCCGGGCATCTATTACGGGCAGTGCTCCGAACTGTGCGGCGCGCGCCATGCCTACATGCCGATCGCGGTCGAGGCGGTTCCGCTCGAGCAGTGGCAGGCCTGGGTCCTGGCGCAGCCCGGCGGCACGCTGGGTGGTGACGAGGATACGCCCGAGCCGGCGAACCTGAAGGCGCCGGTAAGCGCGCAGCCCGGTGCTCCGCAGGCAGGCGAGGCGGAAGCCATGGACCCGGCGGAACGCGCTGGCGAAACGGCCGAAGGCACGGCCGAAGCCGAAGCGGGCCAGTGA
- the pyrE gene encoding orotate phosphoribosyltransferase: MTEDDIYAEFRNAEALLEGHFKLSSGRHSAIYLQCARVLMNTDRAGRLARALVQKIPRELRAEIRAVVSPAMGGVIIGQEVARSLDRDAMFLERPEGTFELRRGFRLTEGQKVLVVEDVVTTGLSSKEAMEAVRKAGGEVVALAALVDRTGGEASFDVPFYPLLELNFPTYAEDELPEELAALPVEKPGSRKA, translated from the coding sequence ATGACCGAAGACGACATCTACGCCGAATTCCGCAATGCCGAGGCACTGCTGGAAGGACATTTCAAGCTTTCCTCCGGTCGCCACAGCGCGATCTACCTCCAGTGCGCACGCGTCCTGATGAACACCGACCGCGCCGGTCGGCTCGCTCGCGCACTCGTGCAGAAGATCCCGCGCGAGCTGCGCGCGGAGATTCGCGCGGTCGTCTCGCCCGCGATGGGTGGCGTCATCATCGGCCAGGAAGTCGCCCGCAGCCTGGACCGCGACGCCATGTTCCTCGAGCGGCCCGAAGGCACGTTCGAGTTGCGCCGCGGCTTCCGCCTGACCGAAGGGCAGAAGGTTCTGGTCGTGGAAGACGTGGTGACGACCGGCCTTTCCTCGAAGGAAGCGATGGAAGCGGTGCGCAAGGCCGGCGGCGAAGTCGTCGCCCTCGCCGCCCTGGTCGACCGCACCGGAGGCGAAGCGAGCTTCGACGTGCCGTTCTACCCGCTCCTCGAACTCAATTTCCCCACCTATGCCGAGGACGAACTGCCCGAAGAACTGGCCGCACTCCCGGTCGAGAAGCCGGGCAGCCGGAAGGCGTGA
- a CDS encoding serine hydrolase domain-containing protein, whose protein sequence is MKHALIALAMAACLAGPGLAEPPPAFTPAPPSTRPSRELSPEQQYASDRMVALVEGWKEIAGAAGFSGEIAFGAVPRRYPILVSAAQNKDGSVRDAGQLWRWASVTKQVVATLVMQQVEAGMIDLDESVATYLPDFASPNAATITVEHLLRHQSGLPNPSAMPEGTEGLPAFYLPGSGIDPLAFCAGTPTGAPGGDWSYNNCDYIVAGALLERVTGKSWRELVAERIADPAQIYTLSSFPNNEPTVSGIFGGSPEATQDIAQYQASGALYGRPSDVIKFDLALMGGKLLGADALATLWDGKPELGYMALGQWVFEFPLAGCTDPVRIVERRGAIGGVQVRNFLLPDFGIAIALFSDRGEGDFDFGEVWQGSGFSHDMLSLAACPQEAA, encoded by the coding sequence GTGAAGCACGCCCTGATCGCCCTCGCGATGGCCGCATGTCTTGCGGGGCCAGGCCTTGCCGAACCTCCGCCCGCATTCACCCCCGCCCCCCCTTCTACTCGCCCGTCGCGCGAGCTATCGCCCGAGCAGCAATATGCCAGCGACCGGATGGTAGCCCTCGTAGAGGGCTGGAAGGAGATTGCTGGGGCAGCGGGCTTCAGTGGCGAGATCGCATTCGGAGCGGTTCCGCGGCGATACCCTATCCTGGTATCTGCCGCGCAGAATAAGGATGGCAGCGTCCGCGATGCAGGCCAGTTGTGGCGCTGGGCATCGGTCACCAAACAGGTTGTCGCCACGCTGGTGATGCAGCAGGTCGAAGCGGGGATGATCGACCTCGACGAAAGCGTCGCGACCTACCTTCCCGATTTCGCGTCGCCCAATGCCGCTACCATTACGGTCGAACACTTGCTGCGCCACCAGAGCGGGCTCCCCAATCCGAGTGCCATGCCGGAAGGGACCGAAGGCCTGCCGGCATTCTATCTCCCCGGCTCGGGAATCGATCCGCTTGCCTTTTGCGCCGGGACGCCAACTGGTGCGCCGGGTGGCGACTGGTCGTATAATAATTGCGACTACATCGTTGCCGGAGCCCTGCTGGAACGCGTGACAGGCAAATCATGGCGCGAACTCGTTGCCGAACGGATAGCCGATCCGGCCCAAATCTATACCTTGTCCAGCTTCCCCAACAACGAGCCGACCGTTTCTGGGATTTTTGGCGGTTCGCCCGAGGCCACCCAGGATATTGCGCAATACCAGGCGAGCGGGGCGCTGTATGGTCGCCCCTCCGACGTCATCAAGTTCGACCTCGCGCTGATGGGCGGCAAGCTGCTGGGTGCGGACGCGCTCGCGACCCTATGGGATGGCAAGCCGGAACTTGGGTACATGGCGCTTGGCCAATGGGTGTTCGAATTCCCGCTCGCCGGATGCACCGATCCGGTGCGGATCGTGGAGCGTCGCGGCGCGATCGGCGGGGTGCAGGTGCGCAATTTCCTGCTGCCCGATTTCGGCATCGCGATCGCGCTGTTCAGCGATCGCGGTGAAGGCGATTTCGATTTTGGCGAAGTTTGGCAGGGATCAGGCTTCTCGCACGACATGTTGAGCCTCGCCGCGTGCCCTCAGGAGGCAGCATGA